Within Telopea speciosissima isolate NSW1024214 ecotype Mountain lineage chromosome 8, Tspe_v1, whole genome shotgun sequence, the genomic segment GGGGTTTAATAGATATTGTTTGTTTTTGGATCTTCTCCCCATTGAATATCCCCGTATGAGGTTCTTGGGCTTAGTCCTATTGTTGTAGTACTATTGCTGTTATACTTTATGAACTGtgcttctttctcccttttgcAATAAAATTTTGCCATTATCCACTCcctctaaaaaataaaataaaaaattaattccaATAATTAGTGTAACTAACTCATACTTCCACTACTTATAGTAACTAAAGATTTAACTAAACCCCTTTCACTTTTATATAGAGGGTAAATTACACCTAAGGTGCCCTAAGTTTGTGAAAAGGGCGTTTAGGGTACCCATTCTTTGAAAATGGACGTTTGGGTGCGTTTTAGGTTAGTTTTATTCCAAAATGATGATAttttcaaatttacccctttgATCAACCCCACTCCCACCCCTGACCCACCTTCACCTCCACGGCACTACAgatggtaatgtagtcctaggtaggagtaatcccactaggagccggggtaatgggttcacctaacaaggctggccaaGTGGGCAGCTTAGGCTAAATAGggcaaaaattagggttagggttagggtttcgagctagggttttatttggtaatgatgtgcaggtttttaggagtctattggtataggtttggattgatttggatgaagttggaaatctagggtttcgggttagaggccttgtaagAATGAagtgttttcaggatctagggtttagggtggtgggggtttgatgaaacttggatcgagtgtcaataatgatgtaagggatgtatgctgaaagtttggtttgaaactaatggacagatttgaagttatggaggaatcctatttagggtaggagtgagaagaagaaggtttacacaaagttcagattcaaacttactggatttgaagagatcttcaatggtagcagctttgaagatgaacaatggggtctcccgatctacaagatgcaaggagataagtagcagccctcctgatcttcacgatgcaaggagtcgattggagatccaccaatcccttcaccttgatattactcacaaggcaaccttgatattactcacaaggcacactcacgatggagcaaaggcagcaagcataaagctgagttttattaatcaaattcatattcaatgctggcctcccttacaaacttatatagaagactcaaaaatagacttagacactaaaaaggaaaggcctaatcctatccctaacctattaggtaacttaaactaactaggaaactagaatactaaaggaaatagactcaaaacatggctggacttgtagagtcctaatccagctcaacttacatcacatgaccacttaaccaagtcacatgatcacttaaagtgaaccaattggatgcaaccaatttgaaccggttcaattaaaaaacataaaaataaactaagtattgggctaatcccgtatgcaacctatatacccctagtttaggctcattaaagtggcctattacatagaaaacccttgggatcaaaggcccaacatatatatatcccagccttagacttattcctaataaaagaagctcaGTTTATTCCAAAATGATGATATTTTCAAATTTACCCCTCTGATCAACCCCACTCCCACCCCTGGCTCACCTTCACCTCCACGGCGCTACAGATGGTTTAGGAAAGGAAGATTGAAGATATAATCATTCCTAGAGAACTAATTAACCTTCTTAAAGCTAATAACTATGATGGCTGGACAAGGAGATTATTTTATCTATCATTTATGTCTCCTTGTTTATGTATGCTTTCGGAAATGGTTTGAGTGTGAAGAAAGAGAACacaaagagaagagatgagatggagTGGGATCAAAGAGCGATAGTAAAAAGGGTAAGAAGATTGGAGTGGAAGGAGAGAGAACCtagagagagatgagatggagTGTGGGAACAGagaacaacaaagaaaagggtAAAGGTGGGTGGACGCAGCAgtaaccatagttcaaaatctcatttcgtttcggtcgaaatttcgagtATTTTGGTATACTCAAAACGAAATGTAACCtcgaattgaaaaaatacaaaatttcgtTTGAAATTTTGGCCAGACGTTACAAAAGTCAAGTATAAAAGTTCAAAGTCTTGTGACTGTAGGTCGAAATTGTGACCGAGTGCTCTACAGACTCTGGTTTTTGCTCCCATTTCCACTTTTTTCACTTGTTTTTGCTGTTttgttgatttcttcttccttttttgccACACCAACGCCAAAATCACTTGGGAAACACAATATTGAAGattctatatcctaggatagatCACCTTCAGCATGtcgatgatgcaatttacatggcaaCTATGGAGGACAATACTCGTTTCTTCTCTTAGACaatgacgtggcattcatatgtcctacAATCAGAGGCCAATGCACGTTAGCTCCATCGGAGTATGAGTGGGATCGATACAGGACAGCGCAGTATATATTAGTATTTAGTAGATACTTTAGTCACTTGACTAGTTGACTTGTATTAGGATAATATATTGATGTCATCCaaattatgtacttaatattatgacttatgagtcattgaaTTTATGTTGGgcaaagaatttttttgtttaaattgcttattaattatgatgtcctctagtacttaaagttttaaacaatgtgtatgtatgtgtaattaactaagttgtACATTAGGATTTGACCGTATTGCCAATCatgggtgcaaatccaaaacatcactttgggtgactattttttcaatttgaacatttacatgtgtttatatagcctaaaatagggtttccatgaagtttcaggccttaatttggcctaaaacccaccgaaatgaccaaCCGAAACTGTGCAGGAAAAATACCAAATTTCGGttgaaatatccaaaatttcgaGTATTtcagtcagaccgaaacacctaaatgaacgagattttaaaccttggtagTAACCAGTGCCTTTTTTGGAGAAGGTGCGGCAAGAAGAGTCGCAACAATTGTTAACTTCATTGGTTGTTGAATTACAGCAAAGCTTCTCAGCCCATCTGATTTCCCTTTCCTTAGCTTGGTATTTGCCTTCACAGGCCCCACAACCCACCGGGTTCTTGCCAAGCTCTCCCAACACTTTAATCTCGTTCAACTCATGGCCTTCTCTGTGGGTTTCACCCATTTCATCATCTCAAGCCACCCTAACACACTAAAAAGATTTTCAACAGTTTGGCCTTGCGGATCGACCTATCAAGGAATCTACTTACAAAATGCTTTTTCACCGAGCCATGGGTTCTActctcttcttccacttcttccAATCACTTAGACACCAATTTCAGAGGCAGAAGCTTTCCGTGTACCAAATCACTTGAGCGCAATATACAAGGTTATCAACTCAGACAATTGATCCCTCTCCACAATAGAAAGCTTAAGTAAAGCCTCAGCGGCAGCTTTCCTTGTGGCCCATCTTCATTGCTGAGGAACTCATCATAGTAGGAACCAAATTGGTAACCACATTACGATTGAAGGCACCGCCGACCCCAGCGATGCTGCCAATGAGCGTCAACAGTGCTGGTTTTGCCTTAAAGCACTCAGCCTTGAGTAACTTTAGCAGCCTCGACAAGAGCTTCTGCAATTGAGAAGGCGCCAGATCAGGCGAATCCCCGATGGCGGAGGTGAGACAAAGGGCGGAACTGATCTAGGCATTGTAGTCCTGTTGAAGTAGGAAAGCCTCAGTTAATAGCTTCAAGAACACAGAGAAGGGGGCTCAGCAATCTGGAAGCCATGGCCGtgaccaaggtttaaagtatcggtatcggaaaggtgattttaagagacgtatcgtagaGTATTAACCATATTGGGTCACGTATCGACCCTATACAGTTGATACTTTTAAGTATCGAATCGTATCGGCACCCTAAAAATAAGATACATATCGGTTAGTATCGGTGGATACAttaagatacttaaaaccttggccCATCATCGATACAAGCCTATTTGACGGCAGAATCGGGGTCCCTAAAGTGGTGATCGATGTTAATGATCATTTTGGACATAGAAGAAGAACTCATCTCGGgtacaggtttcgaccagccaaaaTAGTgagttgggtcgagatctcgacgagttagggtaattttttttccaactcaatgactggtttcgatgggttttagacctattttgggctgaaacttggtactcagcctattttaggccatttaaaaaCAATGGCACTATcggattttgcaaaaacaaagtccaaataggagtttcacttcggaccctaagttggtaggcgacgacgtactaatagGCCTTATtcacacataatttagtaattaaaagcaatcaaatcaaacaattaatataaaacaatttaaaaaaagattacaaatgttaaagtgtacagTACATCTGTCTGTTTAACATATTACAACTATCATCCCATAAAATGTGACCGAGTCACTCATTCAGAACGATTCGGTCCACATATTCTTACCATGTCATAATGTTGCTGTAGTGTTGCATATAGTTTGCTACAGaactcatataagtgttgtcatcaacctATTCCAAGtcccctatcttagggtatagAATAGCCAgttgccatgaggcgtgagatttactgctactgtcatactgaggcatgtatgggtttggctggtttgggactgggaatatgtccATAAAACCTaacccagtgctttgattgtcgaaTTCATGTGTTgactgcccaaactgaccatagccactatattgggaaccggtgctctcctggccataatcatagccatgatgaggctgagatgaatgccacgattaatgctcactagtagtatctatactcatgcttccgaaactttcAAGCATGGTCTTCATACtcatgtcatcatcctgagcctGTGACTGTTAGCAATGTGGTcttcaaatttgaaatgaagAATATATGATGCAAATTCTTCAATTTTGTAGCTGAATATAGTCTCCGACAGGTTGTATGTTGAAATCCAGGTGCTAAATGAGGTAGCTGCAGCTCACAGGGGAAAAAAGGATCAAAATCTAGAACTTGACAGAGAACTCGCGAGATTTCACCCGAGATGGTGTATTTTTTGAACTCGTCTAGCATTTCATCTCAACAGATTCAAAAAGCAAGAAACTCGtcaagatctcgcgagttcttcttccatgattttggagaggaaaggagagagcgTGGCCATGGGTCTGAGAGATGAAACTAAGGAGGTGGATGCATTATTTCCGGAGGGGAGACTTTTCAGAGGAGTTAGTGTCATATATGCAATTAAGGAACGGAGAGGAGTCGTGAGTGAGGTTGCAAGTGCTGGATTCATGCTCGGAGGTGGCTATAGTGTGAGTGTCATGATCAAAGAGCTTGTTCAGGTTGGTGATGACTCGTTGCTTGAGATTGCAAGTTGAAGCGTTCAGTTGAGGATCGGTTTAGGTCTAGGATAGCCATTGTTACTGGTAATTGGGATTAGAAGTAGTAGTGCATGGGAGGGCGGTGAAGCAGAGGGTGGTCGTGCGGGGAAGAGATGGGTTGGGTAGGGGCAGGGAGCATGTTGGGGTGGCGAAGAGGGCAGGATTGCAAGGGGTGAGACGATGGTGATGGCGGTGTCAAGGGTGGGACTATGAGAGTGGGGCTGATTAGAGGGgtaaatttgaaaatataatAATTTCAGAATAAAACTAACCTAAAAGGCACCCCAAACATCCCTTTTCAAAGATTGGATGCCTGAAAATGCCTTTTTCACTAACTTAGGGCACCTCAAACGTAATTTAGCcttgtataaaaaaaatgttgtggAATAAATTTTTTACTATCAGAAAAGAGTAATTTTAGCATCCCCTATTCCTTCAAAGTAGAGGAATGACTTGATTGCCCTCCTTTTGGTTGGGGGAGGGGATGGGTTTACTTTTTCCTCGCGACTAATCACTTACATGTGGAAATGTGTCAGTACCCCAACATAGAAAGAGTGAGTGGTAGCATAACATCCAACTaaaatctgccatgtggcagctcATCTAAAGCTCAAATTCCGTACACAGTAGGTCCCACTTTTCCCTATCTACCTGTAAAGTTTAGCCCAATCAGAATTTTACGCATGGAGAAAGTAGATCAAAATTTAGCTAAAAGTCAAACGTGGGAGCAAATTAGGTTGTCCGTttgaaaataaaggaataatCTAATACAAGTGGACCATACCTATCCATATGGCTGGAACTTTCTAAATCATGTACCACCTGGCACAGATTGAGTGGGCCATTTTGCCAGGCCTAGCACAACAGCTGTTCTGCCACCTTTTTCCTTGGGAATTGTTGTTTTGGATCAAGAATTTGAGATATAGTTCTATCAAAAAACTAAATTGTGACTGTATTATTTTAGACCTAGATTTTTGGGCAATCCGTGATTAGAACTTAATCCATCAGTCCCTTTCAGAGACCAAAATGCCCTGGAGTCCTCTAGCCATAGTTATGTGATTATGCTGATGGTGGGGGATACTGGACATCTGGACCTTGCTTCCAGCAGGGTTGGATCAACTTGCTATCTTCAATGCCCTCATTAAGATCGTCTGTGCATTCATATATAAACTCTTCCTACCTATATAAAAACTCCAATTTGTTCCTTGTGCTCTTTTCAATTAAGAAATTATGAACGTTTGATTTGTTAGTATTTTCTGTTGATCATTAAGAATCGCCTAGAGTTCCTTCTGATAATAATTATTTGCAGTTAAGGGCTTCTTATGTGATGTtatgtgaaaccaaattggccTGACTTTATTGCTTTTTATGTGGGTGTTCAGATTCTTGAAATGGATACTTACAGGTACCATGGACACTCCATGTCAGATCCAGGGAGCACCTACAGAACACGTGATGAGATTTCTGGTGTGAGGCAGGTTGGTAATCCCTTGATATTTTATTCTCCGATATGTGAATTTTGTCAGTCCTTCGTTTTAGAGATTGAAGTCTCTATCTTTTCTTGGCTGTTGTGCTTTCCAGGAGCGTGATCCTATTGAAAGAGTAAGAAAGTTGATATTATCTCATGAGCTTGCCTCTGAGAAAGAGTTAAAGGTATTTATCGCACTTTAGGTTTTCAAAACTCAGTTTATGTGATTGAAGAAAGTTTCGTGTCTCCCCCCGCTCCTCTCCTACTCTCTCAGTTTGTAGGATCCAATTACCTCTTGCAGCTGCCATCCTGGCCACATATatccaaaacaaagaaaattctTAAAATGAATTTTCCTCAAGAGTTGAATGAAATGTGTATCGAATTATTTTACAGGATATTGAGAAGAATGTCAGAAAAGAAGTAGATGATGCAATTGCAAAAGCCAAGGTGAGAAGCACTAAATGTTGGATGCCATTGAGTTATTTTTGTtaggcatctctctctcttagctTTAATGTTTATACTGTTTTAGCTTGCATACATGCCTTTGTGATTGAACCTTGAATTCTTACTTTTCCTTTCTCTAACCTCTGTGTTACCAGGAAAGTCCAATGCCCGATCCTTCTGAAATGTTCACTAATATATATGTCAAAGGTTATGGAGTCGAGGTAATTTTAGTCTCTAATTTGCTCTCTAGAGCACTTATTTCTGAAATGATCCTTTAGACATACCTTCTTGTGCCCTCCTTTAAAAGGTTTTCCTCAACTTGACTACATTGTTCTTAAGACGTACTGGTGGAAACTGGGGTGTGTTCTAGCCTTTTGGGTATGACTGCCTGGACATGAGACAATGATTGAGGAAAGAACAAGTGCTATTAATGTGGTTGCATAATACCAGGAAGGCATGTTACTTGGTGGTATATCTTTTATTTGAAgcacttggtgtcttgttttaGGCCATTCTTCCCACTTTTACGAAGACCCGGAATTGTTACAGTTAATTGGAGGTCTTGGATGGTCCAATTGTCAGAATTTGATGGTCTGTTGACTATTTAGTAGTCCTTGACCAATCATGCACATCTGTACATGATTGAGTGAGGGAAAGAGTTCAACCATATTATGGGGTGGATGGAGCCTTGCATAGGTGCTAAAAGTAGCAATGATCAAGATGTCATCACTATTTTGGAAAGCAACATCCTCctgaattttgaaatggatATTGTTTTCCAACCTTTTGTATTGCATTACAGTAAAAACATTCTTCCTCTTTCTAATTCTTATGAAGTTTGTATTGATTTTCAACAAATACTGAAAATTTTTTTAACGGCGAAACAAACGCAGCCTAAGGAAGCCCAAACCCAGAACAATTACCATCTGTTGCAACACTTACAAAGGAATGGATTTCCCAAAACACATCCTATCTTAGGCCTGACTCCACCTGACTGACATGGATTGGTTGTTGCAGGCATTTGGACCTGACAAGAAAGAAATGAGAGCAGTGCTTCCTTGAAGTTGGAACTGAGATGGAGGATTTAACTCCCAAgtctaaagaaataaaaaaagatggagATGATTGTGTTCTATATAGGCTATTGCCTTTGCTTGTAACCTGCCCTTTTTGTTGTATAGGAAATTGATTCTTCTCAAAGTTGCTGTTGAGGTCTTATGTTTCAGTCACGGCCTTGTTATTACATTAGTCTTTTCCGCGGTGAAATATCTCATTAGATTCTTGCCTAGCATTCAGGATGCTCTGCAATTCATTTTTGGCATGGAgggttaattttttatgtattctttctctctctctctcacacacacacactaaaACACATTCATGTATTAATGTTGGGGTGTTGAAATGACCAAGGTTAAGTATACAACAGATGATTTTCATTATTGTGGAGGTGCCCTTAATCAATAGGGTTGTTTTGATCATGTTTGGTCCCCAAGTCCCATCATCCCCATCAGTCTGGCCCATTTGGTGGCCATCCCCCGCATCCCACCAGAGTCCAAACTCCGAACTCCAAACCCTACTCAACTCCTTGGCTTTTAGCAGCAGAAGATCTAATTTGTTAGAGAATCCTATGCTGACACCCATGAGTCCATGACTTAACCCACACACAccacctctctcttctttttcccttccttttataACCCATTTTATAATTCATGACAGTGCATTCACCTACCATTAACAAGTGGTACCAACAAATACtaataattaaatagaaaagagGGGAGGTGGGGTGACCCAAAAACTGAAGCCAAAATGAGAAAGAATGATTAATGAATCTGAACTGTAAACAAAGgaaggaaatagaaagaaatataTGGATATAGgagtcttttggcatgtaaaggATTGGAGCTTCCCCTTCTGTTCCGTTATTGTTACCTACTTACCTTCAacttaatcataaataaagctCCTCTTAGATGGTTTTGGTTTTCTAACTTTGGCTTTTGATCAAACAAACTCTTCAATTTTCAAAAGCAAGGGAAAAATTAATTAAGGGCGCACATTCTTTGTCCGGGAGCGCATCTGGGCGCATGCTATGCCCAGCCACATGAGGCGGAACATGGGCGACGGTCATTTTGCTGTTCACCCTATGTGCCTGGACTTTATCCCCAACATATAtatagggaattggaggtgTTCGGCCTTTGGTCGACTAATTTCTTCAGGGCTCATACACGACCCCACAACACACACCGCACACGGATCGAGAGATACTAGACCCCTCATGTTCACTAAGAGTTTCCTCTCAGAGGGATGGCTCCAAGGGGGAAGGCGGAATCAAACTCAGGAGATACTGAGTCCCTCATATTCACCAGAAACTTTCCTCTCAGACGGATGGCTCCAAAGGGGAAGGCGGAATCAAACTCAAgaccttcagcttccttagACCTCGTCCCTTATCGACCGTGCTGCCTCTTGGGTTTTCGCCTAATTATAtttaaggaatacaacagtgaccTACCTCTGAGCTGAAAAAGAAAGAGCATATCCTCCTCCGTGGGTATGTGCCTATGTGGGTATGTGAATGTAACCACTCACCTAACTAACTGCCACACGTAGAGCGAACTAAGAAGTAGTTAAGGGTCAATTGGCACTTGGCAGTTGGATTTTAGAAACCAGACATGCACGGAGTGGGGGCAGTAACTGCCCTCACTAATGTTTTTTTCGTTTTTAAAGCAGCTCTGCCCCGAGGTCGTCCATGACCGAGTCTGTCTCCACACACACAGGATTAATATTTGAACTGTTATTATATGAGAATAAGTCTATATATAATTAAGGCAATTATATATTATAACTCCTCATTACCATTTATACCAATTAGTTATCCCTTATTAAAACATAAAACCACGTTTTCGTcaaccctctctctttctctctcaggGAGGAAGGTCATCAACTGCCGAGTCCACCTATAACTCGACAACAGTAATTgtcaaaatccaaaatcaaaaGTTTTGGTTTTCAGAATTTCAGATTATGTACCCTCACTTGGCATGGAAAATTTTCACCTCAATTTGCTtgtccgtcaatttcctcaatttcattTAATAGAGCAAAGTGGATCCCATTTGAACAGTATATTCGGGCAAAGGATaggatagggtgatcattttcaccccttattagatggaattgagaaaattgacggacaggtaaattgaggggataaagatcccactTGGCATTGGTTTCATTCTCCCTCCctcccatggttttagtgcacggtatcataACGGGTATCGTTCAATTTAGAAACTGATACGGTATTGGATTGATCATATGGGATAAATTTATCCTTTATTCTtctttaaaaatatatttttgatcattttacccctagtATCGGGATCGATTACTTACTAAACCGGTACCACCTTATTTCCATCCCTACCCCCCACCACTAAActctttcaaacaaaaaaaatttagagtatttattttcaaaaattgaactaTTAAATAGATTTCTTATTATTGATATTGATGCaatcaaattaatttttatttcttgaaaaaaaaaaaaaaaatctatttattcattatttcatgaaatcaatccaaaattaaaatataaattattCCAAATCTGACCTAAATCTAGAATACATTCTGAAATAGTTAGTGGTGCACGTGATCACATGGTGGGAGGTGTGGAGTTGGCCCCCAtctcgactctctctctctctctctctctctatcgaGGGCTACCGTATTCTACTCTCCACTCTCGATCGTAGTCTTCTATTGTAACTCAGGAGGAGGACTCCGGAGTTAATGAAGCAGTGGGGTGGTTTGGTGGGGATAGACTGTGAAGGGCCCACCCACCTTAGCTGTCAACATCACTTCACAGCTGGTTACCTTCAATGCCCTTCTGTCTTCTagtcataataataataataataccaaTATAGATCTAATAAATTATATGGAAAGCCATAACTACTTAACCAGAGAAAATTGGAAatcaaatattttctttcttgttttttttcttaaaaaaaatcatatattcCCGAAATTTATTGAAATTTTCCTCAGCCACAGACATGTGTACTATGTTAAATTTTGTACAAATCCAGCAAGGATTACTACTGTAAAGAAAGACGTATTCCTGGcatgcagagagagagagagagagagagaatagtgCTTTTGAGAATGTGTTAATGGAGGAGTTTCTCTCAGTccctcatctctctttctctccttctgcAACGAATTTCTGAAGAAAAAATGAGGGCAAAACCTAACTCCCAAGCCATCAACAAGTAATCTCTTTTCTCTGTTCTTGATTTGTCTCCATTTGAGAACCTTTCCTACCCAAAAGCCAAAACCGCGTTTTCATGAGAAAAAGATACTAAAGCACCGCGTTTCTTCGAAACTTTCTTCTGGGTTTTCTGTATTCATAGTAAtcacttctctctctttctcttatttccctttcttttcgCAAAATATCGTTTTGGTTCTACTTGAATCCTTTTCTTGATCACTATTTTAATGCAAACTCAATCTTTTTCTTGATCACTCCACTCTCTGTGTCCTTCCTCTGAACTATGTCTCTTCTCCAATCCCGATCATTTCTATCTCTCTTCACaatcctttctcttcttctctttctctcccgtTGTTCTTACGCGATTAGGTCTCTCCCTGCTACGGATTCTTGGGATAAAGAAAACTACCATGAAATTGGTGGATTTCCCGATGGATTATTGCCCACCTTCGCCGAAGCACCTGAATACCGAAACGGCGCTGAATGTCCCATTTTGGTACCTAATTTTATGGAATCGCCGCAGTGTTACCCAGATCATGTTCGCATCGCCATGACTCTCGATAGAGAGTATCTCAGGGGTTCCATGGCTGCTGTTCACTCTGTTCTCAAGCATTCTTCGTGTCCCGAACATGTCTTCTTTCACTTCGTCGCTGCAGAATCCGATTCGGCTGATCCTATGGTCCTCTCCCGACTCGTTCGCTCGACTTTTCCCTCCCTCAATTTCAAGGTTTATCTCTTCAGAGTCGATGCCGTCAAGAATCTCATCTCTGCTTCAATCCGGCAAGCGCTCGAGAATCCGCTCAACTACGCGAGGAACTATCTCTCCGACATACTCGAGCCCTGTGTTCACCGTGTGATCTATCTTGACTCCGATGTCATCGTTGTAGACGATATTAGGAAGCTTTGGGAAACCTCGCTTACTGGGTTGCGCGTCATTGGAGCACCAGAGTATTGTCACGCTAATTTCACCAAGTATTTCTCTGATGGTTTCTGGGCTGATCCGACCTTGTCGAGGGTTTTTAATGGCAGAAAGCCCTGCTACTTCAATACCGGTGTGATGGTTATGGATCTTGACAGATGGAGGCAAGGAAATTACGGGAAGAAGATTGAGGGTTGGATGCAGTTGCAGAAACGCAGGAGAATTTACGAGTTGGGTTCCCTTCCACCATTCTTGCTGATTTTTGCTGGAGATGTTGAGCCTATTGACCACCAATGGAACCAACATGGTCTCGGTGGGGATAATGTGGTGGGTAGTTGCAGAACTTTACATCCCGGCGCTGTGAGTTTGCTACATTGGAGTGGGAAGGGGAAACCATGGGTGAGACTTGATGCAAAGAAGCCATGTCCTCTTGATTTGCTGTGGGAGCCTTACGATCTCTACAGACctcaacagcaacaacaagTAGTATTGGTCTCACTACAAATGTCGATTACTTGGCTTTCTTCATTGTAATCagaatttttattcattttctttgattctttttgaCAATTCAGAGTGATTCTTTCACTTAATTTTGTATAGAGTAAAGATTAGAAGCAAAAACCCTTCAAGATATTGAGATTGGgtaattttttctttgtataatcattttctttggaggtgaatttgatatcttctttccatctctccaTTTGAGGGtttgtcttctctttttct encodes:
- the LOC122670515 gene encoding probable galacturonosyltransferase-like 9, which encodes MSLLQSRSFLSLFTILSLLLFLSRCSYAIRSLPATDSWDKENYHEIGGFPDGLLPTFAEAPEYRNGAECPILVPNFMESPQCYPDHVRIAMTLDREYLRGSMAAVHSVLKHSSCPEHVFFHFVAAESDSADPMVLSRLVRSTFPSLNFKVYLFRVDAVKNLISASIRQALENPLNYARNYLSDILEPCVHRVIYLDSDVIVVDDIRKLWETSLTGLRVIGAPEYCHANFTKYFSDGFWADPTLSRVFNGRKPCYFNTGVMVMDLDRWRQGNYGKKIEGWMQLQKRRRIYELGSLPPFLLIFAGDVEPIDHQWNQHGLGGDNVVGSCRTLHPGAVSLLHWSGKGKPWVRLDAKKPCPLDLLWEPYDLYRPQQQQQVVLVSLQMSITWLSSL